A single window of Desulfonatronum thioautotrophicum DNA harbors:
- the budA gene encoding acetolactate decarboxylase produces MAVTTRVPDQDTLYLSAPVNALVEGIYRQNTTLGQLKEHGDFGLGTFNDLDGELVLLGGTAFQITGAGEVRRPDDAVLTPFACACFFRELTFEEVVTGFVDFEALMALLENSFPSPNMMYAIRIDGDFEFVRTRCVPRQDHFRPLVEATRDQSTFAMNNLSGTLAGFYTPKFMSSLSVPGVHLHFISQDRTCGGHLLQCRAMRARIGIQILRSLHMDLPVTMDYLTADLSRDSSQDLRQAELEQKQ; encoded by the coding sequence ATGGCAGTGACCACGCGGGTGCCGGATCAGGACACCCTGTATCTTTCCGCCCCGGTGAACGCCCTGGTGGAGGGCATTTATCGCCAGAACACGACATTGGGCCAGCTCAAGGAACACGGGGATTTCGGCCTGGGCACATTCAACGATCTGGACGGGGAACTGGTCTTGTTGGGGGGCACGGCCTTTCAGATCACTGGAGCCGGCGAGGTGCGCAGACCGGATGACGCGGTGCTGACGCCCTTTGCCTGCGCCTGTTTTTTTCGGGAGCTGACTTTTGAGGAGGTCGTTACGGGTTTCGTGGATTTTGAAGCCCTGATGGCCTTGCTGGAGAACAGTTTTCCCTCGCCGAACATGATGTATGCTATCAGAATTGATGGCGATTTTGAGTTTGTACGCACCCGTTGCGTACCCCGGCAGGACCACTTCCGCCCACTTGTGGAAGCGACCAGGGACCAGTCCACATTCGCGATGAACAATCTCTCCGGCACCCTGGCCGGCTTCTACACCCCCAAGTTCATGTCCTCTCTGAGCGTTCCCGGGGTGCATCTGCACTTTATTTCCCAGGACAGGACCTGCGGTGGACACTTGCTCCAGTGCCGGGCCATGCGCGCCCGCATCGGCATCCAAATTCTGCGCAGTCTGCACATGGACCTCCCCGTAACCATGGACTACCTGACCGCGGACCTGAGCCGGGATTCGTCCCAGGAT
- a CDS encoding UDP-glucuronic acid decarboxylase family protein has product MHIHKRVLVTGGAGFLGSWLCERLLDRGCMVLCLDNYFTGTRMNVEHLMDNKHFEIMRHDVTFPLFVEVDEIYNLACPASPIHYQHDPVQTTKTSVHGAINMLGLAKRTRAKIMQASTSEVYGNPAVHPQPESYWGNVNPIGPRSCYDEGKRCAETLFFDYHRQHKMRIKVARIFNTYGPRMHPNDGRVVSNFIVQALLGRPITIYGDGSQTRSFCYVEDLVEGFLRLMDSPDEFTGPVNLGNPGEFTIKELAEKVVALTGSSSEIIYKPLPKDDPERRRPDISLAKEQLDWEPRVKLDDGLVKTVAFFQSLIDQFGPAGILS; this is encoded by the coding sequence ATGCATATCCATAAGCGCGTACTGGTCACCGGCGGGGCCGGCTTTCTGGGATCATGGCTCTGTGAACGTCTCTTGGATCGCGGGTGCATGGTGCTCTGCCTGGACAACTACTTCACCGGAACCCGGATGAACGTTGAGCACCTGATGGACAACAAGCACTTCGAGATCATGCGTCATGACGTGACCTTTCCGCTTTTCGTGGAAGTGGATGAAATTTACAACCTGGCTTGTCCCGCCTCGCCGATCCACTATCAACACGATCCAGTCCAAACGACAAAGACCTCGGTCCATGGGGCCATCAATATGCTCGGGCTGGCCAAGCGCACTCGGGCCAAAATCATGCAGGCCTCCACCTCCGAGGTTTACGGCAACCCAGCGGTCCATCCCCAGCCGGAGAGCTACTGGGGCAACGTCAATCCCATCGGCCCTCGCTCCTGCTATGATGAGGGGAAGCGGTGCGCTGAGACCCTGTTTTTCGATTATCACCGCCAGCACAAGATGCGCATCAAGGTGGCTCGGATTTTCAACACCTACGGGCCACGGATGCACCCCAACGACGGCCGTGTCGTGTCCAACTTCATTGTCCAGGCCCTGCTTGGCAGACCGATCACCATCTACGGCGACGGCTCCCAGACCCGATCGTTCTGCTATGTGGAGGATCTGGTCGAGGGCTTTCTGCGACTCATGGATTCTCCCGATGAGTTCACCGGGCCGGTCAACCTGGGCAATCCCGGAGAGTTTACGATCAAGGAACTGGCTGAAAAGGTGGTGGCCCTGACCGGCTCTTCCTCCGAGATCATTTACAAGCCATTGCCCAAGGACGATCCGGAGCGGCGCCGCCCGGACATCAGCCTGGCCAAAGAACAGCTTGACTGGGAGCCGCGGGTCAAGCTCGATGACGGCCTGGTCAAGACCGTGGCTTTTTTTCAGAGCCTGATTGATCAATTCGGCCCGGCCGGAATCCTTAGCTAG
- a CDS encoding TMEM165/GDT1 family protein, translating into MEHVLALIGATGLSAGGIDFLIASATSFFLIFAAEIGDKSQLVCMVLAARHRALPVMVGSTLAFVVLNTLAVLFGAALASWIPEVMVYAIVAVLFLVFGIQAMRVQEEPGQECAQPPSGRSIFLVTFALIFVAEFGDKTQLAVVGLSSTSIPLAVWAGATSALILTSALGIWAGCTLLQRIPITLLHRISGIFFIILAIFAAFQTWQAVS; encoded by the coding sequence ATGGAGCACGTACTTGCACTGATAGGTGCCACTGGTCTGAGCGCTGGGGGGATCGACTTTTTGATTGCCTCGGCTACCAGTTTTTTCCTGATTTTCGCCGCGGAGATCGGTGATAAAAGTCAGCTGGTCTGCATGGTCCTGGCCGCCCGGCACCGGGCTCTGCCGGTGATGGTCGGCAGTACGCTGGCCTTTGTTGTTCTGAACACCCTGGCGGTGCTCTTCGGAGCGGCCCTGGCCAGTTGGATTCCGGAAGTGATGGTCTATGCCATTGTGGCGGTGTTGTTTCTGGTCTTCGGCATTCAGGCCATGCGGGTCCAGGAAGAGCCTGGCCAGGAATGCGCCCAACCGCCGAGTGGGCGCAGCATTTTTCTGGTCACCTTTGCCCTGATCTTCGTGGCTGAGTTCGGGGACAAGACCCAGTTGGCCGTGGTCGGTCTGAGCAGCACCAGCATCCCCCTGGCCGTCTGGGCCGGTGCCACTTCGGCCTTGATCCTCACATCCGCATTGGGGATCTGGGCCGGCTGTACGTTGCTGCAACGTATCCCCATCACCCTGCTGCACCGCATCAGCGGCATCTTTTTCATCATTTTGGCGATCTTCGCGGCTTTTCAAACTTGGCAGGCGGTCTCCTGA
- a CDS encoding peroxiredoxin — protein MGCDVKPHHEPVEHVKIGKKVCDFTMETYDPKEGSFGTVNLKELNKAGKWVVLFFYPADFTFVCPTELADLADKYAALEQMGCEVIAVSTDTKFSHLAWRNSEKLLENVRYIMAADANGAVSRYFGVYDCHTGLDLRGTFIINPEGVLVSSEINFYNVGRNSDELLRKVEANIYLMDHPAEACPAKWTKGAKTLTPSEKLVGKVYESLNE, from the coding sequence ATGGGTTGCGACGTCAAACCGCATCATGAGCCGGTAGAGCATGTGAAGATTGGAAAAAAAGTTTGCGATTTCACGATGGAAACCTATGACCCCAAGGAAGGCTCCTTTGGCACCGTGAACCTCAAGGAACTGAACAAGGCCGGGAAGTGGGTCGTGCTGTTCTTCTACCCTGCGGACTTCACGTTTGTCTGCCCAACGGAACTGGCCGACCTGGCGGATAAGTACGCGGCCCTGGAGCAGATGGGTTGCGAGGTGATCGCCGTGTCCACGGACACCAAGTTTTCCCACTTGGCTTGGCGCAACAGCGAGAAGCTGCTGGAAAATGTCAGGTACATCATGGCCGCTGACGCCAACGGTGCGGTGTCCCGCTATTTCGGCGTCTACGATTGCCACACCGGTCTGGACTTGCGCGGGACGTTCATCATCAATCCGGAAGGCGTCCTGGTTTCCTCTGAGATCAATTTTTACAATGTCGGCCGGAATTCGGATGAATTGCTGCGCAAGGTCGAGGCCAACATCTACCTGATGGATCACCCCGCGGAAGCCTGCCCGGCGAAGTGGACCAAGGGAGCGAAAACCTTGACCCCATCTGAAAAGCTGGTGGGCAAGGTGTACGAGTCTCTGAACGAATAA
- a CDS encoding glucokinase has product MKTVSDDRYLAADIGGTSSRFAIFHNQSGRLHREQVVRIPTSEATSFTDLLGQLKAGPLGPKLADCRSGALAVAGAIQGGTQADPPNIPWAIDIRSISISGMPDDLILINDFAAQAYACKTPALENGVVINAGRPDEHGMLGVIGAGTGLGHGMLAQLPEGGFLVFPSEAGHAAFAFANAEETAFADFVRREQGLEYVHAEVIVSGQGLTLLHQFHFGRRLKPEQVAAAMDDDSPVRAWFARFFGRACRHFALNVLATAGMVVAGGVAAKNPDLVQHPAFLREFKDNPNYHDLLQSIPVTLNVNEDSGLWGAALAAKMAVQRTGSG; this is encoded by the coding sequence ATGAAGACCGTCTCAGACGACAGGTATTTGGCTGCAGACATCGGCGGCACTTCCAGCCGGTTCGCGATCTTTCATAACCAGTCAGGCAGGTTGCATCGCGAGCAGGTTGTGCGCATCCCCACCAGCGAGGCGACCTCGTTCACCGACCTGCTCGGACAGCTCAAGGCCGGCCCCTTGGGACCGAAACTGGCCGACTGCCGCTCAGGGGCCTTGGCTGTAGCCGGAGCGATTCAGGGCGGGACCCAGGCTGATCCGCCAAACATCCCCTGGGCCATCGATATCCGCTCCATATCAATTTCCGGCATGCCCGACGACCTGATCCTGATAAACGACTTTGCGGCCCAGGCGTATGCCTGCAAAACCCCGGCCCTGGAGAACGGCGTTGTGATCAACGCCGGCAGGCCGGATGAACACGGCATGCTCGGCGTGATCGGCGCGGGGACCGGACTGGGCCACGGCATGCTCGCCCAATTGCCCGAGGGCGGCTTCCTGGTTTTCCCGTCAGAAGCCGGACATGCCGCCTTTGCCTTTGCAAACGCCGAGGAAACGGCCTTTGCCGACTTTGTCCGCCGTGAACAAGGCCTGGAGTACGTGCATGCAGAAGTCATCGTCTCCGGCCAGGGATTGACCCTTCTCCACCAGTTCCATTTTGGACGCCGCCTCAAGCCGGAACAGGTCGCCGCGGCCATGGACGACGATTCGCCGGTGCGGGCCTGGTTTGCCCGGTTCTTCGGCCGGGCCTGTCGGCATTTTGCCCTGAACGTCCTGGCCACCGCGGGCATGGTCGTTGCCGGCGGCGTGGCTGCCAAGAATCCGGACCTGGTTCAGCATCCTGCGTTTCTGCGCGAATTCAAGGACAACCCCAACTACCACGACCTGCTCCAGTCCATTCCGGTAACCCTGAACGTCAATGAGGACAGTGGACTTTGGGGTGCGGCCCTGGCTGCAAAGATGGCTGTCCAGCGCACCGGCTCCGGCTGA
- a CDS encoding ABC transporter ATP-binding protein, with product MTSTARKQRESPRPDQGLGHAGNLPHDQVADQAADQGQEVAGSPGTGSAPMGAALWKIFPFVAPYKQRIGLGLGLNALARLFDLLPLVIIGQVVDVVTTQAGAGLEVRLLAWFGIAILGTYLALAVFQSLSDFCLDSMAQKVRHDLRLAIYGHMQRMDAGFFEERQTGDLLAVASNDVDNLEHFFSDVTTSIVRLTITFTGVYAFLFWLDWRLALLLLAPMPVAILAVRFFAVRVQPQYRKARMAVGEINSILENNIRGIGVIQAFTAEVEQLRQVAKRSTEYVDAAVAAARERARFIPLIYMVAGVAFGLLVTVGAGMTAMDQGPSLGDFTTFILFAVRLVLPLFVFGMLINQIQRSEASARRICDLLATTPRVVDQPTAVALKDEPQRISFQNVGFAYLPGKPVLRSIDFVLEQGHALGIVGPTGAGKSTLVKLLLRYYDPLTGEIRVNGQPLSGIQLHSFRRHIGYVSQEAFLFYGTVAENIRLGSPDADLEAVRHAAHVAGADEFIDQLPKGYDTVIGERGLKLSGGQGQRISLARAVLRNPPLILLDEATSAVDTRTEELIQANLQRFKQGRMTVAVAHRLSTVRHCDEILVLVEGAVAERGTHEKLLARGGVYAGLWRVQSGELAYVPEDDAERIR from the coding sequence GTGACGTCCACCGCGCGCAAACAACGCGAATCCCCAAGACCCGACCAGGGTCTGGGCCATGCGGGAAATTTGCCCCATGACCAGGTCGCGGACCAGGCCGCGGACCAGGGCCAAGAGGTGGCCGGGAGTCCCGGAACCGGGTCCGCCCCGATGGGTGCCGCCCTTTGGAAGATTTTCCCCTTTGTGGCGCCCTATAAGCAGCGTATCGGCCTTGGGCTGGGCCTCAACGCCCTGGCCCGGCTGTTTGACCTGCTGCCTCTGGTGATCATCGGCCAGGTGGTTGACGTGGTCACGACCCAGGCTGGTGCGGGCCTGGAAGTTCGTCTCTTGGCCTGGTTCGGGATCGCGATCCTGGGGACCTATCTCGCCCTGGCCGTATTCCAGAGCCTCAGCGACTTCTGCCTGGACTCCATGGCCCAAAAGGTCCGTCACGATCTGCGCCTGGCCATCTACGGACACATGCAGCGGATGGATGCCGGTTTTTTTGAGGAACGCCAAACCGGGGACCTGCTGGCCGTGGCCTCCAACGACGTGGACAACCTGGAGCACTTCTTCTCCGACGTGACCACCAGCATCGTCCGGCTGACCATAACCTTCACCGGAGTCTACGCGTTCTTGTTCTGGCTGGACTGGCGCTTGGCTTTGTTGCTGCTAGCCCCGATGCCCGTGGCCATCCTGGCCGTGCGTTTTTTCGCCGTACGGGTCCAGCCGCAGTACCGCAAAGCCCGCATGGCCGTGGGCGAGATCAACAGTATATTGGAGAACAATATCCGGGGGATCGGGGTGATCCAGGCGTTTACCGCGGAGGTCGAGCAACTCCGGCAGGTGGCCAAGCGCTCCACGGAGTACGTGGACGCAGCCGTTGCCGCCGCGCGGGAGCGGGCGCGGTTCATACCGCTGATCTACATGGTGGCCGGGGTGGCCTTTGGCCTGCTGGTCACGGTGGGCGCGGGCATGACCGCCATGGACCAGGGCCCGAGCCTGGGCGACTTCACGACCTTTATCCTCTTTGCCGTCCGTCTGGTTCTGCCGCTGTTCGTCTTTGGCATGCTCATCAATCAGATTCAGCGTTCCGAAGCCTCGGCCCGGCGAATCTGCGACCTGCTGGCAACCACGCCGCGAGTTGTGGATCAGCCGACCGCCGTGGCCCTCAAGGACGAACCACAACGTATTTCCTTTCAAAATGTCGGCTTTGCCTACCTTCCGGGCAAACCCGTGCTGCGCTCCATCGACTTTGTCCTGGAGCAGGGGCACGCACTGGGCATTGTCGGCCCCACCGGCGCGGGCAAGAGCACCTTGGTCAAATTGCTGCTGCGCTACTACGACCCGTTGACCGGGGAAATCCGGGTCAACGGACAGCCCTTGTCCGGAATACAATTGCACAGTTTTCGTCGCCATATCGGATATGTTTCCCAGGAGGCCTTTTTGTTTTACGGCACGGTGGCCGAAAATATCCGCCTGGGATCGCCGGATGCCGACCTGGAGGCAGTCCGCCATGCAGCCCATGTGGCCGGAGCGGATGAGTTCATCGATCAGTTGCCAAAGGGGTATGACACGGTGATCGGTGAACGTGGTTTGAAACTTTCCGGCGGCCAGGGGCAGCGGATTTCCCTGGCCAGGGCCGTCTTGCGCAATCCGCCCCTGATTCTTCTCGACGAGGCCACGTCCGCGGTGGATACCCGGACTGAAGAGCTGATCCAGGCCAACCTGCAACGCTTCAAGCAGGGGCGGATGACCGTGGCCGTGGCTCATCGATTGTCCACAGTCCGTCATTGTGACGAAATTCTGGTGCTGGTGGAAGGGGCCGTGGCCGAACGGGGAACCCATGAAAAGTTGTTGGCCCGTGGCGGGGTCTATGCCGGGTTGTGGCGGGTCCAGAGTGGGGAGCTGGCGTATGTTCCTGAGGACGATGCGGAACGTATCCGATAG
- a CDS encoding thioredoxin family protein encodes MTSYSKAGIAIVLVVLFASVALIQQYTTQSQQFGPEVDPAPALPGVPGELPRLVNLKTENCIHCRRMIPVLAELEQDYTADLTIYTFDVGVQPEIGRSFGTIRTVPTLVFMDQAGRELYRFEGYMSKEEILHRFRSLGLVG; translated from the coding sequence ATGACTTCATACTCAAAGGCCGGAATCGCCATTGTCCTTGTGGTCCTGTTCGCCTCCGTGGCCCTGATCCAACAGTACACCACCCAGTCACAACAGTTCGGGCCTGAGGTGGATCCCGCCCCGGCCTTGCCCGGGGTTCCCGGAGAACTCCCCCGGCTGGTGAATCTGAAAACCGAGAACTGTATTCATTGCCGGCGGATGATACCCGTTTTGGCCGAGCTGGAGCAGGATTACACCGCGGACCTGACCATATACACCTTTGATGTCGGCGTTCAACCGGAAATCGGTCGCTCTTTCGGGACCATCCGCACTGTACCGACACTGGTTTTCATGGATCAGGCCGGTCGTGAGCTTTACCGGTTCGAGGGGTACATGTCCAAGGAGGAGATCCTGCATCGATTCCGCAGCCTGGGACTGGTGGGCTAG
- a CDS encoding sigma-54-dependent transcriptional regulator: MAQIVIVDDEADIRTTLRGILEDEGHEVLEAASGEQGVEVLAEADPDLCFLDIWLPGMDGLEVLEHVHGTAPHLPMIMISGHGNIETAVAAIKKGAFDFIEKPLSLEKVLVTTAKAIEFKELRQENMVLRSQIRITRVRELTGETPQIQQLQQQVRQVAPTEAWVLITGENGTGKEIVARSLHQFSHRGQKPLVEVNCAAIPEELIESELFGHERGAFTSADRSQVGKFELAHGGTLFLDEIGDMSLKTQAKILRILQEQRFERVGGRKTIQVDVRVIAATNKNLPEEIRAGRFREDLYYRLKVFPLHVPPLRRRVADIPLLLADFMEGLTKTQGFKPLRFPQETMSTLQRYPWPGNVRELKNFLERLCIMYPGQVIQPDMLPPEMLAPECFSGCGCGGILPEGDWPVDFKAARAQFEAKFLEDKLNGCNGSVTRLAETIGMERSYLYKKLRTLGLLTSD; this comes from the coding sequence ATGGCCCAGATCGTCATTGTTGATGATGAAGCGGACATCCGCACCACGTTGCGCGGCATCCTGGAGGATGAAGGGCATGAGGTGTTGGAGGCGGCCAGCGGGGAGCAGGGAGTGGAGGTGCTGGCCGAGGCGGATCCGGATCTGTGCTTTCTGGATATCTGGCTTCCGGGGATGGACGGGCTGGAGGTTCTGGAGCACGTTCACGGCACCGCGCCGCATCTGCCGATGATCATGATTTCCGGCCACGGCAATATCGAAACCGCGGTGGCAGCCATCAAAAAAGGGGCCTTTGATTTTATTGAAAAGCCCCTTTCCCTGGAAAAGGTCTTGGTCACCACGGCCAAGGCCATTGAATTCAAGGAGCTGCGCCAGGAAAACATGGTCCTGCGCAGCCAGATCCGCATCACCCGGGTCCGGGAGCTGACGGGAGAGACGCCGCAGATTCAGCAACTGCAGCAACAGGTGCGTCAGGTCGCGCCCACGGAAGCCTGGGTGCTGATTACCGGGGAGAACGGAACGGGCAAGGAGATCGTGGCTAGGTCCCTGCATCAGTTCAGCCACAGGGGACAAAAGCCTCTGGTGGAGGTGAACTGCGCGGCCATTCCCGAGGAGCTGATCGAGAGCGAGCTTTTCGGACACGAACGCGGGGCCTTTACCAGTGCCGACCGCTCCCAGGTGGGCAAGTTCGAATTGGCCCATGGCGGAACCTTGTTCCTGGATGAAATCGGCGACATGAGCCTGAAGACCCAGGCCAAGATTTTACGCATCCTGCAGGAACAGCGCTTTGAGCGGGTTGGCGGGCGCAAGACCATCCAGGTGGATGTCCGGGTGATCGCGGCCACGAACAAGAATTTACCTGAGGAAATCCGTGCCGGACGCTTTCGGGAGGATCTCTATTACCGGTTAAAGGTTTTTCCCTTGCACGTTCCGCCCTTGCGTCGTCGTGTGGCGGATATCCCCCTGCTTCTGGCCGATTTCATGGAGGGGCTGACCAAAACCCAGGGGTTCAAGCCTTTGCGGTTTCCCCAGGAAACCATGTCCACGCTGCAGCGCTATCCATGGCCCGGAAATGTCCGCGAACTGAAGAATTTTCTGGAGCGGCTGTGCATCATGTATCCTGGACAGGTCATCCAGCCGGACATGCTCCCGCCGGAAATGCTGGCTCCGGAATGTTTCTCCGGCTGTGGTTGTGGCGGTATTCTTCCTGAGGGCGACTGGCCGGTGGACTTCAAAGCGGCCCGGGCCCAATTCGAGGCCAAATTTTTGGAAGACAAACTGAACGGCTGCAACGGCAGCGTGACCAGGCTTGCGGAAACCATCGGCATGGAGCGCAGCTACCTCTACAAGAAGCTGCGCACGCTCGGGCTGTTGACCTCGGACTAG
- a CDS encoding tetratricopeptide repeat protein translates to MYRTPILLPSLQRLAGSRVLRILGLFAGILALLASSACFAGANYPLEEMPETFAHMSLDELNQALADDPRNAALYLARARHWLAKGSAPRAVVDLDQALRLRSDSVQALLLRGEAYATLGNWNRSALDFENALHLAPEEERALFGIARVRLESGDQSQALEDLNRLLRAFPSHLQGRLQRGRLLLAAGNIQQALADFDVAVSLDQQSVDGLFGRGKSLRELGSLDRAMADLNRVIMLQPTAEAHLERGVTHGAMGDLSSALNDFNTALRLAPGDPQVHFHRASLQALAGDHQRAIADFTQTLRRNPDHLQALLGRGLAHQELEQFAEAIEDYTRVLRLDANHSGTLNNRGMVLLQLGHLTQGCEDLRAACALGRCTTLEFARKEGYCP, encoded by the coding sequence ATGTACCGTACACCAATCCTCTTACCCTCCCTTCAACGCCTGGCCGGTAGCCGTGTATTGCGCATCCTGGGCCTGTTTGCGGGAATTCTGGCGCTGCTGGCCAGCTCGGCCTGTTTCGCCGGCGCAAACTACCCCCTGGAGGAAATGCCCGAGACCTTTGCGCACATGTCGCTTGACGAACTGAACCAGGCCTTGGCTGATGATCCTCGCAACGCGGCACTCTATCTTGCCCGGGCCCGGCATTGGCTGGCCAAGGGGTCCGCTCCCCGGGCAGTGGTCGACCTGGATCAGGCCTTGCGACTGCGTTCAGACAGTGTCCAGGCCTTGCTGCTACGTGGCGAAGCCTATGCCACACTGGGCAACTGGAACCGGTCTGCCCTCGATTTCGAGAATGCGCTCCATTTAGCTCCAGAGGAGGAGCGCGCCCTGTTCGGAATAGCTCGGGTCCGACTCGAATCCGGGGATCAGTCGCAGGCCCTTGAGGATTTGAACCGTCTGTTACGCGCGTTTCCCTCCCACCTTCAGGGCCGCTTGCAGCGCGGGAGGCTCTTGCTTGCAGCGGGGAATATTCAGCAGGCCCTGGCAGACTTCGATGTTGCCGTCTCCCTGGACCAACAGTCCGTTGACGGCCTGTTCGGTCGGGGGAAAAGTCTGCGGGAGTTGGGCAGTCTGGATCGCGCCATGGCGGACCTGAACCGGGTCATCATGTTGCAGCCCACAGCTGAGGCCCACTTGGAACGGGGGGTGACCCACGGGGCCATGGGGGATCTGAGTTCGGCGCTCAACGACTTCAATACTGCTCTGCGTCTGGCCCCCGGGGATCCCCAGGTTCATTTTCACCGCGCTTCGCTGCAAGCCCTGGCTGGTGATCATCAACGGGCCATTGCCGATTTCACCCAGACTCTGCGCCGGAACCCTGATCATCTCCAGGCCCTGTTGGGGCGCGGTCTGGCTCACCAGGAGTTGGAGCAGTTCGCTGAAGCCATCGAAGATTATACGCGGGTGCTCCGTTTGGATGCCAACCACTCCGGCACCCTGAACAACCGGGGGATGGTTTTGCTGCAGCTCGGCCACCTGACCCAAGGATGCGAGGATTTGCGGGCGGCCTGCGCACTGGGCCGCTGCACCACGCTGGAGTTTGCCCGCAAGGAGGGCTACTGCCCATGA